The window AGCTGCTTGAACATCTGCGGCGCCTGCGGGAGCGCGTAGAACGTGCCGGGATGCAGGCGGCTGGGCACGATATAATCGCGTGCGCCTTCGGGACTGGACGCGGCCAGGATCGGTGTGTTGAATTCGGTGAAGCCTTGCGCTTCCATCCGGTGGCGCAGTGACGAGATCACCTTGGCCCGCAGCATGATGTTGGCGTGCATGGTCTCGCGGCGCAGGTCCACGAACCGGTATTTCAGGCGAATGTCCTCTGGGTAATCCTGCTCGCCCGCTACGGGCAGCGGCAGCTCATCGGCCTTGCTCTGCACGGTGACCTGCCGCGCAAAAACCTCGATCGCCCCGGTGGACAGATTGTCGTTCGTGGTCCCTTCGGCGCGCGCCTTTACCTCGCCATCGATGGTCACGACGCTTTCGACCCGCAGCCCTTCGAAAATGGGCAGCGCGGGCGAATCTTCGTCCGCCACGATCTGCGTCATGCCGTAATGGTCGCGCAGATCGACGAACAACACGCCGCCATGGTCGCGCTTGCGGTGGATCCAGCCGGACAGGCGAACGGTATCGCCAACATTGTCTGCGGTCAGGGCGGCGCAGGTGTGGGAGCGATAGGCGTGCATCGAAAGACTTTCCAATTTTCAGGTTTTGGCGCTACAGGCGCCCCCGTTTGTTATGAGGCTGCATGATCGGGCTGACAGCGGGCGGGCGGCTCGGCACAGGCCTTACACGTTTATGCGCGCGCTAACAGGGAATGCGCAGCGCTTTGTCAAGTTGCCCACCGCAATGCAACGCCGCAATACGCAACAAGGAAATGGGGCCGCAACGCCCCGACGGGCGGCATTCCGCCCCAACACAAGAAAAGACCTTATGAAAATCCATGACCTGATTACGGACACCGAAACGCTGGCTGCGATGTGCAAGCGTCTGGCAGAAGGCGAGTTTGTCGCCGTCGATACCGAATTCATGCGCGAGAACACCTACTACCCCGAACTCTGCCTGGTGCAGATCGGAAACGAGGAAGAGGCTGCTGCCGTAGACCCGCTCGCGAAAGGCATCGACCTTCAGCCGCTGCTGGACCTGATGTGCGACAATGAGGACGTGCTGAAGATCTTCCACGCCGGCGGACAGGATGTGGAAATCGTGTTCAACCTGACCGGCAAGACGCCCTTCCCGATTTTCGATACGCAAATCGCGATGATGGCAATCAGCCAGTCGGAACAGATCGGCTATGCCAATCTGGTCGAAAGCTGGCTGGGCATTACCGTCGACAAGGGCGCGCGCTTCACGGATTGGAGCCGCCGCCCGCTGACCGACAGGCAGATCGAATACGCCATCGGCGATGTGACGCATCTGGCCACGATCTTTCCCAAGATGCTGAAAAAGCTGGTCAAGACAGGCCGCGGCGCCTGGCTGAATGCCGAGATGGAAAAATTGGCCGATCCGGATAATTACCGCAACGATCCCACCCTCGCCTGGAGGCGCATCCGCGCGCAGGGCCGCAAGCCCGACGTGCTCGGCCGGTTGAAAGCGCTGGCCGCGTGGCGCGAGGGAGAGGCGCAGCACAAGGACATTCCGCGAGGCCGCATCGTGCGCGATGAAACTTTGGCCGATATCGCTAGCCATCCGCCGAAGAAACAGGCCGATCTCGCCAAGGTGCGCGGGCTGAGCAACGCATGGCGCGAGAACGACATTGGCAAGCGCATGATGAAAGTGCTTGAGGAAGCCGAACCGCTGCCGAAAGACGAACTGCCCGACCGCCCCAAGCGCGGCGCGCCGCTGGGCAAGGAAGGCGCCCTGGTGGCGGACTTGCTCAAGCTGTTGCTCAAGATTCGCAGCCGCGAAATCGACGTGGCCAGCCGCTTGCTAACACGATCGGACGAGCTGGAAGCGCTCGCCGCAGGTGTACGCGAGCTGCCGATCCTGCAGGGCTGGCGCTACGATGCCTTTGGCAAGGATGCGCTGGAACTGGTCGAAGGGCGCACCGGCTTTGCAGTCAAGGACGGGCGGCTAGCCATGACCAGCATCGGGGACGCTCCGGAAGATGCTGCTGGAGACGGGCGCTAACAGCGCGGTCCTATGAGCACGTACCTTCCCACCATCAAGCAGCTGCAATATCTCGTTGCGCTGCACGAACACGGCCATTTCGGCCGGGCGGCGACGGCGAGCTTTGTATCTCAGTCGACGCTGAGCGCCGGTATCCGCGAGCTGGAAACCTTGCTGGGAGTGACTCTGGTGGAGCGCAGCCGCCGCGTGGTGCGCTTTACCCAGCTTGGCGAACAGGTGGTGGAAAAGGCGCACCGGCTCCTGCGCGAGGCGGAGGATCTGACCGACCTTGCCGCCGCCAGCGGAAAACCGTTGTCGGGCGAGCTGCGCCTGTCGGTCATCCCCACCATCGCGCCGTTCCTGTTGCCGCGCATACTGCCGCGCCTGCGCCGCGAACGCCCCGGCCTCAAGCTGTTCCTGCGTGAGGAGCCGAGCCAGGATGCCCTCGATTCGCTGCATCAGGGGCGCGCGGATTGTGTACTGCTGGCCTTGCCCTTCGACACCGGCGAAGTCGGGCACGCGCATATCGCGGACGACGCGCTGCTGGTTGCCTTCCCGAAGGACGATCCGCGCGACCCGCCTGCCATGATCTCGCCGGCCTCGATCGATGAAGGGCGCCTGCTGCTCCTGGAAGACGGGCATTGCCTGAAGGACCATGCGCTGGCCGTGTGCCAACGTCCGGAACTGGGCGGATCGTCCACCATGATCGGGACCAGCCTGCATACGCTGGTGCAGATGGTCGATAACGGTCTGGGGCTGACGATCCTGCCGCAAATGGCGCTCGATGCGAATATTCTAGCCGGGACCGAAGTGGTTGCAAGGCCGCTGAAGTCGCCGGCTGCTACGCGTGAAATTGCGCTAGTCTGGCGCAAGAATTCTCCGCGCGCTTCCGACTTCGAATTGCTGGCCGGGGAATTGCGCGCGGGATGATGGCCAACATGATGACTAAGCCTGCGTTCATGATTTATTGAAAGAAGCCGCGCTAGGGCGTCCCCGCAACCAAAAAGGGCGCGGCTCATGCGTATTTTCAACCGGTTCCAGCTGGATGAGGAAATCGATATCACCATCCACGGCGTGCGGGACACCGCAACGCTGTACAATCTGTCGAGCGGCGGATGCATGCTTGAAACGGACAATGCCGACGTTACCGAAGGCGCGCTGATTACGGTACGCCTGAACAGTCAGACGCAAATGGACGCCCGCGTTGTATGGCGGATGGGCAAGAACGTGGGGATCAAGTTCTCCGTTCCCCTGCACCCGGCCGTGGTGAGCGCACTCGGCTATGATGGCACGAACGAGGAATTCGACAGCTACGATCCGCGCGACCGCTTCGGCATTCCGTTGATCGCCCCGCTTCATATGGGTAGCGGTTTCATCGAGTAGGACCGGCAGACGCGCGGCCCGTTTCAATCCATGTGCTTGAGGCCAACCCGCAGATAATCCCAGCCGGTTATAAGCGTGAGCACGGCGGCAGTCCATAACGTCGCGATCCCGACCAGATGCGGGAAATTGAACGTCAGATCGGCAAATGTGATGTTCCACCCGGGGGCCGCACCCGAAAAGATCAGCGCACCCAACGCCACCATCTGAAACGTGGTTTTCCACTTGGCCAGCTTCGTCACCGGTACCGACACCTGCAATCCGGCCAAAAATTCGCGCAGCCCCGATACCGCGATTTCACGCATCAGGATTATCAGCCCGGCAATCACATGGAGATCGCCGACATACGGCCCGCGCAGCAGGCCCTGCGCCGTCAGCACCAGGATGACAGCCGCCACCATGATCTTGTCCGCAATCGGATCGAGGAAGATGCCCAGCTTCGACACAGCCCCGCTCGACCGGGCGAGCAGGCCATCGAAATAGTCCGTAATCCCCATCATGCAGTACAATACGAAAGCCAACGCGTATCCCACTTCCCAGTCGGGCCACCACAACAGGAAGGCCAGCAGGGGAATCGTCACGATACGCGACAGCGTGAGGATGTTCGGCAGGGTCAGCATGATCTTGCCAGAGCGAATGCCACCGTGGCGGGCGCTCGGCTAGTGCGAAAGCGTTGTTTACCCCCGCCAATCACGCGCCAATCACGGGCCGACCGGTCATGGATAGCGGTGATACCCGCGCAAACCCTTGTTCAAAACCGGCTATCCGCTAAACGGCGCTGGAGAAACCTTGTCATACGGGGCGGAGAGCGTGTCGAGGGGCGGAATGCCGTAACGTCGCCGCCCATTGGGGGATGGAAGTTGAAACCGATGGACCAACCTTCCGCCCCTGTAGGCGGTGTCGGCGGTGCCGGCCTGCATCCGGCCTCCCCGGACCAAACCGGCCCGCTACTGCGCAGCCGCCGGTTCCTGCCGTTGTTCTTCACTCAGTTCCTCGGCGCCTTCAACGACAATCTCTACAAGACCGCGATGGTCTTGTTCGTGGTCTACGCCATCTACAATTCGGAAAGCGCGGAAGGCACGTTCAGCGCGCTGGCGTCGGGCCTATTCATCCTGCCGTTTTTCCTGCTGTCCGCAATTGCCGGGCAGCTGGCGGATAATGGCGACAAGGCCAGGATCATCCGCCGGGTGAAGCTGCTGGAAATCGTGCTGATGATTATCGGTGCAGCCGGACTGTATCTGGCCTGGCGCGGGATTGCGGTAAACACGATTGCCATCCCGCTGATGCTGCTGGCGCTGTTCCTGACCGGCGTGCAATCCGCCTTTTTCGGACCGATCAAATACGCCATCCTGCCGCAGCATCTGCGCAAGGACGAGGTGCTGGCCGGCACCGGCTGGGTGGAGGCCGGCACTTATATCGCCATTTTGGCCGGCACGATCATTGCCGGCTTCATTCCGGTGGAATGGGCGGCAGGCGCGATCATCGTGGTCGCCGTCGCAGGATATTTCACCGGACGGCAGGTACCGCCCGCCCCGGCGCAGCAAACGCCCGAACCCATCGACCTGCATTTCATCCGCGCCTCAATCGATCTGGTGCGCAAGACCATGCACGACCGGCGGGTGTTCCTCGCCATTATCGCGATCAGCTTCTTCTGGACCATCGGCGCAGTGCTGTTCATTCATTTTCCGCCACTGGTGAAGAACGTTATCACCGGCACGAAGGAAGTGGCCAGCCTGTTTCTGGTAATCTTCTCGGTCGGGGTGGCGATCGGTTCGGTCAGCGTCAACGCGCTGCTGAAGGGCACCGTATCGGCCCGCTATTCACCGGTATCCGTTATCGCCATGGGGCTGTTTGTGGTGCTGTTCTATTTGCTCGCGATGAACTGGACGCCGCTGCCGGATGACCGTTTGCTGTCGATCCCGCAATTTTTCAGCCGGCCGCTGGCCATACCGATGATGCTGAGCCTGCTGGGCATTGCGGTGGCGGGCGGAATGTTCGTGGTGCCGCTATATGCGTTTCTCACCACCTTCGTGCCGCAGACGCAAACCGCGCGCACGATCGCGGCCAACAATATTGTGAATTCAGGTGCGATGGTTGGTGGGTCGCTACTCGTCAGCCTGATGACCGGGCTGGGCGTTCCGATCACCCAGCAATTACTCATCAGTGCTGCGATGTGCCTGGTATCGAGTTACCTCGGCAAGCTCCTGCTCGAAGCGGAACGGCAGGCGGAACAGCCAGTCGGCGCGAACGCCGACTGATCCTTCAGGCGAGGAAGATCGCGGCGCCTGCCAGACAAGCGAAATAGGCCGCGGCGAAGCTTTTCACATCATTACGCGTGATGCCCCATTGTGGGCGAAAACGTTTTGGCTCCGCGCCGGAGCGGACGTGCGGGGGAAGCGAGGCAAGAAACAGGTTCCCGGCAGCTTCATCGGTAAGGACAAGTGATCTACGCATTTGTCGGAATTAACATCTTGGTAAGCTTTTGCATCCGCCTCCTGCGTAGCGTCGCACAGCGGGACATTAAGGATAGCGCTTCGTTAATATCCCCCACAAGATTGCCGGTTCGGGGTGGGGCGTTGTCCGGTCCCCCACGCATCGCTAGGGGTTTGTCATGAGCGACAACTCCCTATCCAGCCGCCCCTCACCCCCGCCCCCGCCCACGCCCACGCCCGCAGCCGCGCAGTTGCTGGTGGACTGTCTGCGCGAACAGGGCTGCGAGCGCGTTTTCACAGTGCCGGGCGAAAGCTTCCTGCAAGTGCTCGACGCGCTGGAGCAGCAGCAGGACCACGAGAACGCCATCGATGTCATCACCTGCCGGCAGGAAGGCGGCGCGGCGTTCATGGCGTGTGCCGACGGCGCGATGGGTGCAGCGGGTGCAACCGGCTCCGCGCAGAGTATGGGCCGTCCCGGCGTCGCCTTCGTCACCCGCGGTCCCGGCGCGACCAATGCCAGCATCGGCGTGCACGTGGCGCATCAGGATTCCCAACCCATGATCCTGTTTGTGGGCGACGTGGCGCGCGATATGCGGGACCGGGAGGGATTTCAGGAAATCGACTTCCCCGCCTTTTTCGCACCCATCTGCAAATGGGCGGCGCGGATCGAGAACGCCGACCGTATCCCCGAATATATCGCCCGCGCTTATGCCACGGCAATTTCCGGACGGCCCGGTCCGGTGGTGCTTGCTCTGCCCGAAGATATGCTGTCGGACGATACCGACGCAGCCCCGCGCCCCTTCGTCGCGCGCCCGGCCCAGCCGCCCTGCCCCGACGCGATGCAGGCCATGATGGCGATGATCGGCGATGCCGCCAGCCCGATCGCGATCATCGGCGGCGCGGGCTGGAACATGAAGGCGCGCGATTATTTCCAGCTCTTCGCCGAACGGCTCGGCCTGCCCGTAGCCACTGCGTTCCGGCGGCAGGATGCAATCGCGCCCACCTCGCCGGTATATGCCGGCAATCTGGGGTACGGCCCCAATCCGAAACTGGTGGAGCGGGTGAAGCAGGCGGACCTCGTCATCGCTGTCGGCGCGCGGTTGGGGGAGGCCACTACGGATGGCTACACCGTACCCACGCTGGATAACTCCGAGCAGACCATCATCCACATCCATCCCGATCCTGAGGAGCTGAACCGCGTCTACCCCGCCCAATTGGCGATGTGTGCCGACATGGCCGAATTCGCCGAATGCGCCGCGCTGTGGACCGATGACGATCTGATTGCCTTCGATGCAGGGGCCGAGGCCCATGCCGAATGGGAAGAATGGGCAACCGCAAGACCCGCCGCCTCAGCTGGCCGCAATTGGCAACTCGATATGGCGACCGCTGTCACTTTCATGCGTGATACGCTGCCTGCCGACAGCATCGTCTGCAACGGGGCCGGAAACTTCTCCGGCTGGTGGCATCGGTACTGGCGCTATGCCGGCTTCCCCACCCAGCTTGCCCCGACGGCGGGTGCGATGGGATATGGCGTGCCCGCTGCCGTCGCCGCCGCACGGCGCTTCCCCGACCGGACGGTGGTGGCTGTGGCGGGCGATGGCGATTTCCTGATGAACGGGCAGGAACTGGCGACCGCCGTCCAATACGATCTCGACCTGATCGTCATCGTGGTGGACAACGGCGCCTACGGCACGATCCGGATGCATCAGGAACGCGAATTTCCCGGCCGGGTCAGCGCGACGAACCTCGCCAATCCGGACTTCGCGATGCTGGGCGCAAGCTTCGGCGGCTGGTCACGGCGCGTGGAAACGACCGACGAGTTCCGCGATGCGTTAGTGGAAGCGAAGGGCCGCACAGGCCTGCGCCTGCTGCATTGTGTTATCGACGTGGAACAACTGGCGGCAAGCGGCGCAACCATCAGCTCCGTCAGGGGATACTAGGGGAGCGTCGAAAAACACGGCACCAACAAAAAAGGGGCCGCTGAATTCGCGGCCCCTTCATCTGTCTGTTGATGTCCGACTGATCGGTCAGACGCTGATGATCAGACTTTGTTACCCATCGCGCCCTTGGCTTCGCCCTTCAGGTTCTGGGCTTCGCCCTTTGTTTCCTGAGCCTTGCCTTCGGCGCGAGTTTTCGGATCGTCCGACATCTGTTTCGCATTGCCGGCGATTTCGTTTCCGAGGCCCTTGGCCTTGTCCTTCATTTCACCCATGATCTGCGCTCCTTTGCGGGAAGATGGCAGCTGGATTGCTGTCTGTTCCAACCTCATCAACCCGACACCACGCGTCGCAGTTCCGGGGTTTGCGACGAATGGCAGCGGGATGCGACGGAGCGTTCGGTCTAAATGCCCGCCATCGACATCACGATCGACCATTCCTCCGGCTTTACTTCGCTGACGGATAGGCGCGACAGGCGGACCAGTTCCATGTCCTCCAGCTGCTCCACGGTCTTCACATCCTTCAGCGTGACCGGTTTGGGCAGCTTCGTCTTGGGGACGATCTTGACCGCGGCCCATTTACCGGTTTCGTCCGTGGGATCGGTTATGCCAGCCACGCTTACTTCCGCGATGCCGACAATTTCCAGCCCTTTGCGCGAATGGTAGAACAGGACCTGGTCCCCAACTTCCATGGCGGCGAGGTTGTTTTTGGCACGGTGGTTGCGAACGCCATCCCAGGTTCCCTCCTTCTCCGCGACCAAATCGTCCCAACTATATTTGAACGGTTCGGACTTCATCAGCCAATACTTCATTGCAAATCTGCTCCTGATCACGGTGTCGAGGTTGAGGCATATTGCCTCTGGCGAGGTGTCATCTGCCCTTAACCACTTTTTCAAGTTCGTGCGCCATTAGGATCATGAATATTTCTCGATCGGGACAGGGGCGACAATCATTTCAGGGGCGGACAAACCGAAGCGCGCTGTAAACCTGTCATGGCTCTATGCCGGACGGTCCCGGCGCGACCTGCTGACCATGGCGATCGTGTTCTGCGCGATCATGATGTTCGTTGGCAATGGCAGCAACGTTCTGCCGCAGGTTATCCGCAGCTGGCTGTATGCCGGAAGCGGTCCCGATACCCTGCTGGTGAATGCGCTGCTGCTCAATATCGCGCTCGTGATCTTCGGCTGGCGGCGATATCGCGAGCTGGAGGAGGAGATGGCACGGACCCGGCAGGCGGAAGAAAAGGCCCGGCTGATGGCCGAAACCGATCCGCTGACCCAATGCCTCAACCGCCGAAGCCTGACGACGACGACCAACGATTTCGTGGCGATGAATGCCAAGGCCGGGCGCGCCACCGCGTTCGTCATGATCGACCTCGACGATTTCAAACGCATCAACGATTTCAACGGCCACAAGGTTGGTGACGGCGTCCTCAAGGCAATCGCCGAGCGGATTTCCAACCGTCTGCCTGAGGAAAGCTTGCTGGCTCGTCTGGGCGGAGATGAGTTCGCGTTCGTGATTGGCTTCGATCCGGCACAGCGCACGCGGGTCGATGCGCTGGTCGGACGGGTCATCACCTCGGTCTGCCTGCCGATAGAGGTTGACGAAATTGTCGTGGAGACGACGATTTCGGTTGGCATCGCATGGTCCGACCCGGCGCCCACCGATGGCAAAGATCTGATCGAAGCGGAAACGCTGATGCACCGCGCGGATATCGCGATGTACCGTGCCAAGAAGAACGGCAAGAACCGCTATTACTGGTTCGAACGCAGCATGGAAAACGACCTGCATTTCCGCAACGAGCTGGAGAGCGGTATCCGCACCGGCCTGCGCGAGGGGCACTTCGTTCCCTATTTCGAACAGCAGATCGATCTGGTGTCGGGCGAGCTGGTCGGTTTCGAAATGCTGGCCAGATGGATTTCTCCCGAACACGGGGTGCTGGGCCCCGATCTGTTCATCCCTATCGCCGAGGAAATCGGCGTGATCGGTGAATTGTCGGAACAGCTGATCGGCCGCGCGCTCGACGAGGCGAACACTTGGGACCCGAACCTGACGCTGTCCGTCAATATCTCGCCAGTACAGATGCGCGATCCCTGGTTTTCGCAGAAATTGATCAAGCTGCTCCTCAATCATAAATTTCCGGCCCGGCGGCTGGATGTCGAAATTACCGAAAGCTGCCTGCACGAGAATATCGGCATGGTGCATTCGATGGTCACCAGCCTGAAAAACCAGGGCGTTAGCATCAGCCTGGACGATTTCGGTACCGGCTATTCCAGCCTCGCCCAGCTGCGCAACCTGCCGTTCGACCGGCTGAAAGTAGACCGCAGCTTCGTGTCGGAATTGCAGGAGGAAGGCGGCAACGGTCAAATCATGAACGCTATCGTTTCACTTGCGGCAGGGCTCGATCTGCCGATCACGGCGGAGGGTATCGAAAGCGAAGACGTGCTGTCGCAGTTGCAGGCGATGGGTCCGCTCAAGGGTCAGGGCTATCTGTATGGCGAGCCGGAAGATGCTGCCGCCGTACGCAGGCGGCTGGCCGCCAAGAGCCTACTGAGCGACGGTTCTTCGAATAATCGCACCGACCAGGCGCACTCCCTGCCCGAAGCCGCCAAACCCGACACCGCCAAGCAAAGCCTCGCCGGCTAATCCCGAGGCGCCGGTCCGGCGATCACTTCCGGACGGCAACTCCCACCCACTTCACTGGACGACCAGCGTAGGGACGCATAAAGCGCGAGGCGCAATGCGCGTCCCCTTCACCAAGATGCACGGCCTCGGCAATGATTTCGTGATGCTCGACGCGCGCGAACGCACCTTGCCGCCCGTTACCGGGCCTGTCGCCGCAGCGCTGGCCGATCGCCGCACCGGGATCGGTTGCGACCAGTTGATCCTGCTCCAACCGGCCTCCGCCGATGCGCCAGGCGCGGATTTCCGAATGCGGATTTTCAATTCCGATGGCAGCGAAGTGCAGTCTTGCGGAAACGCGGCACGTGCGGTGGCGCTGCTGCATGGCAGCGATGCCGCAGTCGAAACGGCCGGCGGAACGATCCGCGTTTCGCCCCGCGACGCCGGTGCCGAAGTCGACATGGGCGCGCCGCGCTTCGACTGGGACGACATTCCGCTGGCCTATGCGATGGATACGGCCGCCATGCCGGTCGGCTGGCCTTACGCCGGTGGCACGATGCACAATCCTGCAGCCGTGAATGTCGGCAACCCGCATGTGGTGTTCTTCGTCGAGGATGCATACGCTGTGCCATTGGCGGAGGTGGGCCCGGACATAGAGACCGACGCGCTGTTTCCCGAACGCATCAACGTGAACGTCGCCAGCGTTTCAAGTGGCGAACTTACCCTGCGCGTCTGGGAACGCGGCACCGGGCTGACACGCGCCTGCGGTACCGGGGCCTGCGCCACGGCGGTTGCGGCCATCCGGCGCGGCCTGGTCCAGTCCCCGGTCACCGTGCATCTGCCCGGCGGCGCACTGACGATTGCGTGGCAGCAAGGCGGCACAATCATGATGACCGGCCCCGCGCAGACTGCCTTTACTGGCTCGTTCGAGTGGGAAGACTTTGCGTGAGCGCACCCGAAATCATCACGCTTGGCTGCCGCCTGAACCTGTCCGAAAGCGAAAGCATTCGCGCCATGCTCGCGCCGGATGAGGACGTAGTGATCGTCAACAGCTGTGCCGTTACGGTGGAGGCTGTGCGCCAGACCCGTCAGGCCATTCGCAAGGCCCGCCGCGCGCGGCCTGATGCCCGCCTGCTGGTGACCGGCTGCGCTGCCGAAGTGGAGCGTGAACAAATTGCCGCCATGCCGGAAGTGGACGGCCTGGTCGCCAACGTGACCAAGCTCGATCCACGTAGCTGGAATGTCGCGCCAACGGCCAAACCTGCGGCATCGCTGCACACCCGCGCCTTTATCGCGGTGCAGAACGGATGCGACCATGCCTGCACCTTCTGCATCATCCCGCAAGGTCGCGGGCCTAGTCGCTCGCTCACCATCGCGCAGGTGCTGAGCGAAGTCGAAACCCATCTGGCGCGCGGCGCGGCGGAGATCGTGCTGACCGGTGTCGATGTGACCAGCTGGGGGTATGATTTGCCCGGCGCCCCGCCGCTGGGTGCGCTGGTGCAGGCCGTGTTGGACCGCTTCCCGACCCTCTGG of the Alteripontixanthobacter maritimus genome contains:
- the rnd gene encoding ribonuclease D codes for the protein MKIHDLITDTETLAAMCKRLAEGEFVAVDTEFMRENTYYPELCLVQIGNEEEAAAVDPLAKGIDLQPLLDLMCDNEDVLKIFHAGGQDVEIVFNLTGKTPFPIFDTQIAMMAISQSEQIGYANLVESWLGITVDKGARFTDWSRRPLTDRQIEYAIGDVTHLATIFPKMLKKLVKTGRGAWLNAEMEKLADPDNYRNDPTLAWRRIRAQGRKPDVLGRLKALAAWREGEAQHKDIPRGRIVRDETLADIASHPPKKQADLAKVRGLSNAWRENDIGKRMMKVLEEAEPLPKDELPDRPKRGAPLGKEGALVADLLKLLLKIRSREIDVASRLLTRSDELEALAAGVRELPILQGWRYDAFGKDALELVEGRTGFAVKDGRLAMTSIGDAPEDAAGDGR
- a CDS encoding thiamine pyrophosphate-dependent enzyme translates to MSDNSLSSRPSPPPPPTPTPAAAQLLVDCLREQGCERVFTVPGESFLQVLDALEQQQDHENAIDVITCRQEGGAAFMACADGAMGAAGATGSAQSMGRPGVAFVTRGPGATNASIGVHVAHQDSQPMILFVGDVARDMRDREGFQEIDFPAFFAPICKWAARIENADRIPEYIARAYATAISGRPGPVVLALPEDMLSDDTDAAPRPFVARPAQPPCPDAMQAMMAMIGDAASPIAIIGGAGWNMKARDYFQLFAERLGLPVATAFRRQDAIAPTSPVYAGNLGYGPNPKLVERVKQADLVIAVGARLGEATTDGYTVPTLDNSEQTIIHIHPDPEELNRVYPAQLAMCADMAEFAECAALWTDDDLIAFDAGAEAHAEWEEWATARPAASAGRNWQLDMATAVTFMRDTLPADSIVCNGAGNFSGWWHRYWRYAGFPTQLAPTAGAMGYGVPAAVAAARRFPDRTVVAVAGDGDFLMNGQELATAVQYDLDLIVIVVDNGAYGTIRMHQEREFPGRVSATNLANPDFAMLGASFGGWSRRVETTDEFRDALVEAKGRTGLRLLHCVIDVEQLAASGATISSVRGY
- a CDS encoding hydrogen peroxide-inducible genes activator, which codes for MSTYLPTIKQLQYLVALHEHGHFGRAATASFVSQSTLSAGIRELETLLGVTLVERSRRVVRFTQLGEQVVEKAHRLLREAEDLTDLAAASGKPLSGELRLSVIPTIAPFLLPRILPRLRRERPGLKLFLREEPSQDALDSLHQGRADCVLLALPFDTGEVGHAHIADDALLVAFPKDDPRDPPAMISPASIDEGRLLLLEDGHCLKDHALAVCQRPELGGSSTMIGTSLHTLVQMVDNGLGLTILPQMALDANILAGTEVVARPLKSPAATREIALVWRKNSPRASDFELLAGELRAG
- a CDS encoding putative bifunctional diguanylate cyclase/phosphodiesterase, producing MAIVFCAIMMFVGNGSNVLPQVIRSWLYAGSGPDTLLVNALLLNIALVIFGWRRYRELEEEMARTRQAEEKARLMAETDPLTQCLNRRSLTTTTNDFVAMNAKAGRATAFVMIDLDDFKRINDFNGHKVGDGVLKAIAERISNRLPEESLLARLGGDEFAFVIGFDPAQRTRVDALVGRVITSVCLPIEVDEIVVETTISVGIAWSDPAPTDGKDLIEAETLMHRADIAMYRAKKNGKNRYYWFERSMENDLHFRNELESGIRTGLREGHFVPYFEQQIDLVSGELVGFEMLARWISPEHGVLGPDLFIPIAEEIGVIGELSEQLIGRALDEANTWDPNLTLSVNISPVQMRDPWFSQKLIKLLLNHKFPARRLDVEITESCLHENIGMVHSMVTSLKNQGVSISLDDFGTGYSSLAQLRNLPFDRLKVDRSFVSELQEEGGNGQIMNAIVSLAAGLDLPITAEGIESEDVLSQLQAMGPLKGQGYLYGEPEDAAAVRRRLAAKSLLSDGSSNNRTDQAHSLPEAAKPDTAKQSLAG
- a CDS encoding MFS transporter gives rise to the protein MDQPSAPVGGVGGAGLHPASPDQTGPLLRSRRFLPLFFTQFLGAFNDNLYKTAMVLFVVYAIYNSESAEGTFSALASGLFILPFFLLSAIAGQLADNGDKARIIRRVKLLEIVLMIIGAAGLYLAWRGIAVNTIAIPLMLLALFLTGVQSAFFGPIKYAILPQHLRKDEVLAGTGWVEAGTYIAILAGTIIAGFIPVEWAAGAIIVVAVAGYFTGRQVPPAPAQQTPEPIDLHFIRASIDLVRKTMHDRRVFLAIIAISFFWTIGAVLFIHFPPLVKNVITGTKEVASLFLVIFSVGVAIGSVSVNALLKGTVSARYSPVSVIAMGLFVVLFYLLAMNWTPLPDDRLLSIPQFFSRPLAIPMMLSLLGIAVAGGMFVVPLYAFLTTFVPQTQTARTIAANNIVNSGAMVGGSLLVSLMTGLGVPITQQLLISAAMCLVSSYLGKLLLEAERQAEQPVGANAD
- a CDS encoding CsbD family protein yields the protein MGEMKDKAKGLGNEIAGNAKQMSDDPKTRAEGKAQETKGEAQNLKGEAKGAMGNKV
- the dapF gene encoding diaminopimelate epimerase, coding for MRVPFTKMHGLGNDFVMLDARERTLPPVTGPVAAALADRRTGIGCDQLILLQPASADAPGADFRMRIFNSDGSEVQSCGNAARAVALLHGSDAAVETAGGTIRVSPRDAGAEVDMGAPRFDWDDIPLAYAMDTAAMPVGWPYAGGTMHNPAAVNVGNPHVVFFVEDAYAVPLAEVGPDIETDALFPERINVNVASVSSGELTLRVWERGTGLTRACGTGACATAVAAIRRGLVQSPVTVHLPGGALTIAWQQGGTIMMTGPAQTAFTGSFEWEDFA
- a CDS encoding EVE domain-containing protein, whose product is MKYWLMKSEPFKYSWDDLVAEKEGTWDGVRNHRAKNNLAAMEVGDQVLFYHSRKGLEIVGIAEVSVAGITDPTDETGKWAAVKIVPKTKLPKPVTLKDVKTVEQLEDMELVRLSRLSVSEVKPEEWSIVMSMAGI
- a CDS encoding PilZ domain-containing protein is translated as MRIFNRFQLDEEIDITIHGVRDTATLYNLSSGGCMLETDNADVTEGALITVRLNSQTQMDARVVWRMGKNVGIKFSVPLHPAVVSALGYDGTNEEFDSYDPRDRFGIPLIAPLHMGSGFIE
- the pgsA gene encoding CDP-diacylglycerol--glycerol-3-phosphate 3-phosphatidyltransferase → MLTLPNILTLSRIVTIPLLAFLLWWPDWEVGYALAFVLYCMMGITDYFDGLLARSSGAVSKLGIFLDPIADKIMVAAVILVLTAQGLLRGPYVGDLHVIAGLIILMREIAVSGLREFLAGLQVSVPVTKLAKWKTTFQMVALGALIFSGAAPGWNITFADLTFNFPHLVGIATLWTAAVLTLITGWDYLRVGLKHMD